Below is a genomic region from Bordetella pertussis 18323.
GGGTACGATCCCGACCTCGATCGCCATCGCGCTGGCCATGGCGCTGTGGGTCAACGGCAAGCTGCACGGTCGCGGCTTCCTGCGCATGGCGTACTTCACCCCCACCGTGCTGCCCATGGTGGCGGTGGCCAATATCTGGCTGTTCTTCTACACGCCGCAGTACGGACTGATTGCGCAAGTCATGCAGTGGTTCGGCCTGGCCGGCCCCAACTGGCTGGGCAGCCGCGACACCGCCTTGCCGGCGTTGATGATGGTGACCGTGTGGAAGGAGTCGGGCTTTTTCATGATCTTCTACCTGGCCGCCCTGCAGACGGTGTCGCCCTCGCTGCGCGAGGCCGCCATGCTCGAAGGCGCCTCGCGCTGGCAGTATTTCCGGCGCGTGCTGTGGCCGCTGCTGATGCCCACGACGCTGTTCGTGCTGGTCAACGCCCTGATCAATGCGTTCCGGCTGGTCGACCACGTCGTGGTCATGACACGCGGCGGCCCCGATAATGCCAGCACGCTGCTGCTGTTCTACATCTATCAGGTCGGTTTCAGCTTCTGGGACACCGCCTACGCGGCCACGCTGACCGTGGTGCTGCTTGCCGTGCTGGCGGCCACCGCGCTCATCAAGTTCCGCTGGCTGGACCGCAGGACACACTATCAATGAACCGCACGCTGGATACGCTCGGGGCCTGGCTGCTGGGCCTGCTGTGGATACTGCCGCTGGCCTACGCGGCCTGGGCGGCGTTTCATCCGCCGGCCTACGCCACGCGCTTCGACCTGCTGGCCCCGCTGACGCTGGAGAACTTCGCGCGTGCCTGGAACGCCGCGCCGTTTCCGCGCTATTTTCTCAACACCTTCCTGCTGGTCACCATGGTGCTGGCCGCGCAGCTGGTGCTGTCCACGTTGGCGGGCTACGCCTTCGCGCGCTTCGAGTTCCGCGGCCGCGACTTCGTGTTCATGCTGGTG
It encodes:
- a CDS encoding carbohydrate ABC transporter permease; translation: MSRTTQAVYGWLLLLPAVVLLAAFTHYPALATLWHSFFSTPKGSRPARFVGLENYALLRDDPVFWQSLWNNLWFALGTIPTSIAIALAMALWVNGKLHGRGFLRMAYFTPTVLPMVAVANIWLFFYTPQYGLIAQVMQWFGLAGPNWLGSRDTALPALMMVTVWKESGFFMIFYLAALQTVSPSLREAAMLEGASRWQYFRRVLWPLLMPTTLFVLVNALINAFRLVDHVVVMTRGGPDNASTLLLFYIYQVGFSFWDTAYAATLTVVLLAVLAATALIKFRWLDRRTHYQ